A single region of the Kwoniella botswanensis chromosome 1, complete sequence genome encodes:
- a CDS encoding acetyl-CoA carboxylase, biotin carboxylase subunit: protein MRAISRRLPTGAVTPLITRSRLLPTYTRSHRLYRQLSSLHSTNLSSSSTHTSNLVNNTSIVKPHFRKILIANRGEIACRIIRTARKLGVKTVAVFSEADKGCIHVQMADEAYCIGPAPSSESYLNIDKILAVAKATGAEAIHPGYGFLSESSVFAERIKDAGLVFIGPPTSAIKSMGSKRESKEIMTAAGVPCVPGYHGADQSHSALSKGAEQTGYPLLIKPTHGGGGKGMRIVRDPKSFEDELISAKREAIKSFSNDEVLLERWLEKPRHVEVQVFADTFGNTVALAERDCSVQRRHQKIIEEAPAPGLSPELKKDFAEKAVAAAKAVNYVGAGTVEFIMDAETGEYFFMEMNTRLQVEHPVTEMVTGIDLVEWQLSVAAGNSLPLTQEQIPCNGHAFEARIYAERPESNFLPDAGKLLHTKAPVNVPHRLETGFWEGDEISSYYDPMISKLIVHGPDRSSALSLLRSALGEYQVVGPSTNIEFLKSVAGHEVFASGPVETSFVPTYHTDLFPARHIPTEVLAQAALYLTLRSEKAHQILGDGPWSKLVDLRFGDEVIKEYKIDDHLIKLKHTDKGYSVSIDSQDWIDISSSMLNEEGIELISEIENNHVKSTIIPVASTGHGHGQIGEEKLHIFASSSHYILTHRPTLLEDPSLSTSTSNGSNQDKLVSPMPATVIEVKVRSGDEVKENQVLVVLESMKMEISIRASKDGVVGEVNVEKGKVVQEGEVLVELAKQ, encoded by the exons ATGAGAGCCATCTCACGTCGACTTCCCACGGGAGCTGTCACTCCTCTCATCACCAGATCGAGGCTTCTACCCACCTACACCCGATCGCATAGACTATATAGACAACTCTCTTCCCTACACTCTACGaacctttcctcttcctcgactCATACCTCCAATCTGGTCAACAATACCTCAATCGTCAAACCTCACTTCAGAAAGATCCTCATCGCTAATAG AGGCGAGATAGCATGTCGTATTATCCGAACTGCCAGGAAACTAGGAGTGAAGACCGTAGCAGTATTCAGTGAGGCTGACAAGGGCTGTATACATGTACAAATG GCAGACGAAGCGTATTGTATCGGACCAGCACCAAGTTCTGAAAGTTAT CTGAATATCGATAAGATCTTGGCAGTAGCTAAAGCGACAGGAGCAGAG GCAATTCATCCAGGATACGGATTCCTATCTGAATCTTCAGTTTTCGCAGAACGGATCAAAGATGCAGGTCTGGTATTTATCGGACCTCccacatcagctatcaagaGTATGGGATCGAAGAGGGAAAGTAAGGAGATAATGACTG CTGCTGGCGTTCCTTGTGTACC AGGATATCACGGTGCCGACCAGTCCCATTCTGCTCTTTCAAAAGGAGCAGAACAAACCGGCTATCCCCTCCTTATCAAACCAACTCAcggaggaggtgggaaggGTATGAGGATCGTTAGAGACCCTAAatcatttgaagatgaattgatctCAGCTAAAAGAGAAGCTATAAAATCGTTTTCGAATGATGAGGTACTGCTGGAGAGATGGCTAGAGAAACCTAGACATGTCGAAGTTCAGGTTTTTGCTGATACGTTTGGGAACACGGTGGCGTTGGCTGAGAGGGACTGTTCTGTTCAGAGAAGACATCAGA AGATAATCGAAGAAGCCCCAGCACCTGGACTGAGTCCTGAGCTCAAAAAGGATTTCGCAGAGAAAGCCGTGGCTGCTGCCAAAGCGGTCAATTA TGTTGGAGCAGGAACAGTTGAGTTCATCATGGATGCTGAAACTGGGGAATACTTCTTCATGGAAAT GAATACCCGATTACAAGTAGA ACATCCTGTCACCGAGATGGTTACTGGTATCGATCTGGTTGAATGGCAATTGTCC GTGGCAGCTGGAAACTCACTACCATTAACTCAAGAGCAAATACCTTGCAATGGTCATGCATTCGAGGCTAGAATCTACGCCGAGAGACCCGAATC CAACTTCTTGCCCGACGCTGGAAAGTTACTCCATACCAAAGCACCCGTGAACGTGCCCCATCGACTGGAGACGGGATTCTGGGAAGGGGATGAAATAAGTTCGTACTATGATCcaatg ATCTCCAAACTTATCGTCCATGGACCCGATCGATCGTCTGCCCTTTCGCTCCTACGCTCAGCCCTAGGTGAATATCAAGTTGTAGGTCCATCGACCAATATTGAATTCCTCAAATCAGTAGCGGGCCATGAAGTCTTCGCAAGCGGTCCTGTAGAAACCAGTTTTGTGCCT ACCTACCACACCGACCTCTTTCCCGCACGTCATATCCCCACTGAAGTCCTGGCTCAGGCGGCACTCTACCTCACTCTTAGATCTGAGAAAGCCCATCAAATACTAGGTGATGGGCCTTGGTCTAAATTAGTTGATCTAAGATTCGGTGACGAGGTAATCAAGGAATATAAGATAGAtgaccatctcatcaaactTAAGCACACCGATAAAGGGTATTCTGTCAGTATAGATTCACAAGATTGGATTGATATCTCATCGAGTATGTTGAacgaagaaggtatagaatTAATCagtgagattgagaataATCACGTGAAATCAACTATTATTCCTGTCGCCTCAACTGGACATGGGCATGGTCAaattggagaagagaaattgcATATATttgcatcttcttcacattACATCCTTACTCATCGACCTACATTATTGGAAGATCCATCTTTATCCACATCCACTTCTAACGGTAGTAACCAAGATAAACTTGTATCGCCTATGCCAGCTACTGTAATAGAAGTGAAAGTAAGATCTGGAGACGAGGTAAAAGAGAATCAAGTGCTGGTAGTGCTAGAAAgtatgaagatggaaataTCCATTAGAGCATCTAAAGATGGGGTCGTTGGTGAAGTGAATgtggagaaaggaaaggtCGTTCAGGAAGGTGAAGTGTTGGTTGAGTTGGCGAAGCAATAA